GCCTGCCCGACGACCAGCACGACCGCGACGTCCGGCGGTGCGATGTCGGTGAGGTAGGTGAGGTGGCCGATGCCGCTGGCACCCATCTCGAGGACCAGGAACCGCGTGTGCTCGTCGGCCTTGAGGACCGTGAGGGGCAGCCCGATCTCGTTGTTGAAGGAGCGCACGGGCGCGACCGTCGGGCCGGCGCTCCCGCACAGCTGCGCGAGCAGGTCCTTCGTCGTCGTCTTGCCGACCGACCCGGTGACGCCGACGACGCGCAGCCCGGGCGACCCGGGCTCGAGCGACGCCGCGCGCAGCCGCACGAGCACCTCGCGCGCGAGGTCGCCGAGCGCGCGCTCGACGTCGGGCACGACGACCGTCGGGAGCGGCTGCCCGTCGGGGCCCGCGACCTCGCGCGCGGCCAGCACGAGCGCCGCACCCGCGGCCACCGCCGTGGCCGCGTAGTCGTGCCCGTCGGCGTGCTCGCCAGGGAGGGCGACGAACAGCCCGCCCGGCTCGACCTCGCGCGAGTCGACGACGACGGGACCCGCGACGACGAGCGCCGGGTCGACGCCGGGGCGCAGCACGCCACCCGTCGCGGCCGCGATCTCGGCCGCCGTGAGGGCGATCACGCGTGCTGCTCCGCCCGTGCGGACGAGTGCTCGGCCTTGGCCGCGAGGTAGACGTCACGGTCGTTGTACCGGTGGAACACGCCGGCGATCTCCTGTGTGGGTTCGTGGCCCTTGCCCGTGACGATCACGGTGTCCTGGTCGGTCGCCAGGGCGAGGGCGTCGCGGATGGCCTGGGCGCGGCTCGTCGCCTCGTGCACGTCGGCACCGGACGGACGCTCGGCGCGCACGCCGTCGAGGATCGCGGCCCGGATCGTCGCCGGGTCCTCCGAGCGGGGGTTCTCGTCGGTCACGACGAGCACGTCGGCGAGCCGGGCGGCGATCTGGCCCATGATCGGGCGCTTGCCCTGGTCACGGTCGCCGTCCGAGCCGAAGACCAGGATCAGCCGGCCGGGGGTGATGGGACGCACCGCCTCGAGCGCGAGCACGAGCGCGTCGGGCGTGTGCGCGTAGTCGACGAGGCACAGCGGCCAGCCGTCGCCGCGCTCGACCACGCGCTCCATGCGCCCGGGGATCTCGTGCGCGTGCGCGACGGCCTCGATCGCGACGTCCAGGTCGACGCCCGCCGCCCTCGCCAGCACGATCGCGAGCGCCGCGTTCGAGACGTTCACGAGACCCGGCAGCGGGCTCGCCGCCGCGTGGTGCGTGCCGTCCGGGCCACGCAGGACGAAGGACGACCCGACCCCGTCGAGACCGATGTCGGCGGAGACGACCGCCCAGTCGGCGTCCGCGCCCTGCGGGTCGTCGACGTGCGTGGCGACCGTCTCGACGGGGATCGGCGACGTCTGCGCGAGGCGACGCCCCCACTCGTCGTCGACCACCACGACGCCCCGACGCGCCTGCTCCGGGTCGAACAGCCGCGCCTTGTCGCGGAAGTACCCGTCCATGTCGCCGTGGAAGTCGAGGTGGTCGCGCTGCAGGTTGGTGAAGCCGACCACGTCG
The sequence above is a segment of the Cellulomonas fimi genome. Coding sequences within it:
- a CDS encoding UDP-N-acetylmuramoyl-L-alanyl-D-glutamate--2,6-diaminopimelate ligase produces the protein MTSPARMRPQHPATHRVTDLVDTFALVADALDPSLVTTGVTVSSADVAPGDLFVAVPGLKVHGATFAPQAVAAGAVAVVTDDAGAALVADAGLAVPVLRTADPRSLSGPLAAHVHGRPGEDLVTVGVTGTNGKTTTTYFVDAALRAAHAVTAVLGTVELRVGDEAVESPRTTVEAPALQAILALARERGAGAVAMEVSSHALALGRVRGLTFDVVGFTNLQRDHLDFHGDMDGYFRDKARLFDPEQARRGVVVVDDEWGRRLAQTSPIPVETVATHVDDPQGADADWAVVSADIGLDGVGSSFVLRGPDGTHHAAASPLPGLVNVSNAALAIVLARAAGVDLDVAIEAVAHAHEIPGRMERVVERGDGWPLCLVDYAHTPDALVLALEAVRPITPGRLILVFGSDGDRDQGKRPIMGQIAARLADVLVVTDENPRSEDPATIRAAILDGVRAERPSGADVHEATSRAQAIRDALALATDQDTVIVTGKGHEPTQEIAGVFHRYNDRDVYLAAKAEHSSARAEQHA